The following coding sequences are from one Myxococcus guangdongensis window:
- a CDS encoding phytoene desaturase family protein: protein MAITSRRVDASATGASFDVIFIGSGMGSLGAAAILSRHGLKVLVLERHSIAGGMTHTFQRKGYEWDVGVHCLGKLHDPDEPLRRVFDFVTEGALGWARMDRVYDRLVFADRRHDYVTGAEAFEAELCGAFPAERKAIAAYVRLLHGVKRASLRYFIQHVLPRWMTPLTHPVLGWPFRRHSNRTTRDVLSSLTSDPRLLGVLTGQWGNYALPPGDSSFAMHALVAENYLEGATYPVGGAGAILDHIAPVITRAGGQLRVRAEVREILVRDGRALGVRLSDGEELHARYVISGAGAAQTLGSLLPEPWRPPEVTRALQRIPQSIGHLGLYLGLRGAPEDVALPATNVWVHAGYDHDANLRASRRDVSAPLPVVYLSSSSARDPSWARRHPGRSTLTALCPAPYDWFEKWAGTRWRRRGAEYDDLKARLSERLLSVALEQFPQLKGRVEYQELSTPLSTAHFAHRPRGSIYGLEHSPERFRQPWLRSRLPIQGLLLVGQDAVSVGVGASLMSGVLAASIVLRRNVLGDLLRKESP from the coding sequence ATGGCAATCACTTCTCGACGCGTCGACGCGTCCGCCACGGGTGCGTCCTTCGACGTCATCTTCATCGGCTCGGGGATGGGCTCGCTGGGCGCGGCGGCGATCCTGTCCCGCCATGGCCTGAAGGTGCTGGTGCTCGAGCGGCACTCCATCGCCGGGGGGATGACGCACACCTTCCAGCGCAAGGGCTACGAGTGGGACGTCGGCGTGCACTGCCTGGGCAAGCTGCATGACCCGGACGAACCGCTGCGGCGCGTCTTCGACTTCGTCACCGAGGGCGCGCTCGGCTGGGCGCGGATGGACCGCGTCTATGATCGGCTCGTCTTCGCGGACAGGCGCCATGACTACGTCACCGGCGCGGAGGCGTTCGAGGCGGAGCTGTGCGGCGCCTTTCCCGCCGAGCGCAAGGCCATCGCCGCGTATGTGCGCTTGCTGCACGGCGTGAAGCGCGCCTCCCTGCGCTACTTCATCCAGCACGTGCTGCCCCGGTGGATGACGCCGCTCACGCATCCGGTGCTCGGGTGGCCCTTTCGTCGTCACTCGAACCGCACGACGCGGGACGTGTTGTCCTCGCTCACGTCGGACCCGCGCCTGTTGGGCGTGCTCACGGGACAGTGGGGGAACTACGCGCTGCCTCCGGGGGACAGCAGCTTCGCCATGCACGCGCTGGTGGCGGAGAACTACCTGGAGGGCGCCACCTATCCCGTGGGGGGCGCGGGCGCCATCCTCGACCACATCGCGCCGGTCATCACCCGAGCGGGCGGGCAGCTTCGTGTCCGCGCCGAGGTGAGGGAGATCCTCGTGCGGGATGGCCGCGCCCTGGGCGTGCGCCTGTCCGATGGCGAGGAGCTGCATGCCCGGTATGTCATCAGCGGCGCGGGCGCGGCGCAGACGTTGGGCTCGCTGCTCCCGGAGCCCTGGAGACCGCCGGAGGTGACGCGGGCGCTCCAGCGGATCCCCCAGTCCATCGGTCACCTCGGCCTCTACCTGGGGTTGAGAGGTGCGCCCGAGGACGTGGCGCTGCCGGCGACCAACGTCTGGGTCCATGCCGGGTATGACCACGACGCGAACCTGCGCGCCTCCAGGCGCGACGTCTCGGCGCCGCTGCCCGTCGTCTACCTGAGCTCCTCCTCCGCGAGGGACCCCTCGTGGGCCCGACGCCACCCGGGGCGCTCCACGCTCACCGCCCTGTGCCCCGCGCCCTATGACTGGTTCGAGAAGTGGGCGGGCACGCGCTGGCGTCGTCGAGGGGCCGAGTACGACGACCTCAAGGCCCGGCTCTCCGAGCGCCTGCTCTCCGTGGCCCTGGAGCAGTTCCCGCAGCTGAAGGGGCGGGTGGAGTACCAGGAGCTGTCCACGCCGCTCAGCACGGCGCACTTCGCCCATCGGCCGCGCGGCTCCATCTACGGCTTGGAGCACAGCCCGGAGCGCTTCCGACAACCGTGGCTCCGCTCGCGGCTCCCCATCCAGGGTTTGCTCCTGGTGGGCCAGGACGCCGTCTCGGTGGGCGTCGGCGCGTCGCTGATGTCCGGGGTCCTCGCCGCTTCCATCGTCCTGCGTCGCAACGTCCTCGGAGACCTCCTTCGAAAGGAATCCCCATGA
- a CDS encoding type I polyketide synthase, producing MKPSLRLFQTLLHGALRGRVGPLEESVTRWRVLPSDLDLFGHMNNSRYLAMMDLGRVDLLVRAGLLPQVLRHRWVVPVGETSLQFRDSLRLFESYELGTRLVSWDEQWLYFQQEFRRPSEPGRPVVTGHVRAVFRDANGTVPPAQVLRSVAGHEVPVPSVSPEERRGLTRVASGRADVAPAREPLAIVGIGCRLPGGIEDADGFWKVLMDGRECIVDIPEGRWDAKKFHDASGRAPGRTYVQRAGLLQQDLREFEPAFFGITPREANTLDPQQRLMLEVSWEALEDAGLPPSTLAGSRTGVFVGGFMMDNLILHASPDNRERLDSHSATASTLTMLSNRLSYFYDLRGPSVSLDTACSSSLVALHLACQSLWAGESEAALVGGVNVLLLPETQVTMSKGKFLSPRGRCHAFSDQADGYVRAEGAAVLVIKPLSAALRDGNPIHSLILGTAVNQDGRTPGITVPNADAQVAVMREAYAKAGVDPSRVAYVEAHGTGTPVGDPIEARAIGTVAGAGRADSERCRLGSVKTNLGHLEAAAGVAGVMKAALVLEHGLVPPHPHLGRVNPKIPLESLGLHIPTRPEALPRGSEPRFAGVNSFGYGGTNAHVVLAEPPPRAAVLPPRRPEGRPHLLVLGAKSNEALSALAERYASWLEEGRGTPEQLCRDAAVHRSHPRHRLALRGANREALVQSLRAIARGARDVPGLDFVAEPAEARRKVLFVYTGMGPQWWAMGRQLLSTERVFREAVEECDGLFRELAGWSIAEELKRDASSSRITRTEVAQPANAVLQVALTRLWASWGVVPDGVVGHSIGEVGAAWASGALDARDALLTAFHRSRLQQRVAGQGAMLAVGLGPDEALEWVQRHGPGIAVAAINSARSVTLAGARAPLERVAAELASAHRFQRFLQVEVPYHSPLMDPLRGELLDALAVLRPNAPRLPIYSTVSGRRMAEAERHDATYWWNNVRGSVRFADALRAAVDDGHGMFIEVGPHPVLASSIRDVLSTAGVKGEVLASLVREAPEQETMSSALGRLHVLGVDVAWRGYFGPGAYVGAPRMPWQRKVYWEESVRSASRRRAFGGHPLLVDSEPGLSPAWTAELSLASVPYLADHHAAGSLLFPGAGHVELALAARHALTGDARCRIEELELSTAVVLSPETSPRLRLGFSAETSRFVVQRQEEGQQPVVCARGRLVSSGRGARVVDVAAHRARLPESTTPEALYASLARGGLRYGPSFRVVSALQRAPGEVFARLDLPAGVDARGYHLHPVLLDGAFHSLIAAAMEDADHDIVPTGIDCLEVLAPPGRTLLSHGRLRSVGEGTLRGDITLLSEDGVVVAEVTGFTCRLLPRSRSDDAALLERSVYSRRWERFEPSEPAEREEVTWVVMGDSVPPSSTTKWHPVADATALEATLAGLPENAKVRLVDLRWLEAAPEREEPVARGVDAADALLRCIQSLRPGRIDRYYVVTTRAESVESTPEVTPAAGWSRTGRPEHLSNGHLLTPRAGSDGPLPGAARTSGRSHAGRADILTPRTASAERLSRAAHAAGGVHAGSAEPLPATAHASVRAPTGWPENTSDGRVLADSAREVLRPEVAPAPARDDVGTPGGLTSELVTHRELPSISLAPLLGLARTAMTERPDLRLTVVDLDAEPSSLEALLLRLSGLGVEQEVAEREGLFHAVRLVRDTLTSSASLTETPPLEPVPEGMGYELVLGKEGQLDTLGFVAKARRVPGPGEVELEVESTALGFKDVMKALGLLSSRVTQDTYIGEAIGMEGAGRISAVGEGVTGFAVGDRVYGVAPGFIASHVVLPAGNVVKLPAHLSFEQGANLIVFLTVYHALMRVARLRRGERILIHGATGGVGLAAIEVARWCGADIIATAGSEEKRQYLREQGLTQVSHSRDTRFAEDVRAWTDGRGVDVVLSFSPGEVVSRSVECLAPFGRFIELGKASFEQDELLRLRPFNENLTYAAVDFDRLLRSRPDEVRELYQEVMARFEDGGFRPLPSRSWPASQTEDAFRTLARGQHIGKVCICMKDAAVRVRPSERRTRLSPEASYLVTGGLGGFGLEVARWLVEQGARHLVLVSRRGAGSEEARDALEALRARGVSVLALSADVARYADLERAFTRMRAELPPLRGVFHCAVTLDDKPLARLDRASLERVMAAKAQGAWNLHLLTRDLSLDHLVLFSSISSLIGNAGQGSYVAANAFLDQLAVYRRKQGWVATTLQWGALGEAGLVARNASVAQHLEHLGLRGLSTRAALQGLGQVLDAQPVQRAIADVDWGRWGDALVPWSGARRLSRLLGTQADSPGPTQAGASRPQGLDAITQSLARIVARVMRTQEGALSTTQPLRELGMDSIMALEIVTAVEREQGRKLSTVEVVSGPSVRELATRMLGPTERDVLYASRQEAEPTAHAEVHREPVRRA from the coding sequence ATGAAGCCCTCGCTCCGATTGTTCCAGACCCTGTTGCACGGTGCCCTGCGAGGCCGCGTGGGCCCGCTCGAGGAGAGCGTCACCCGATGGCGCGTCCTGCCCTCGGACCTGGACCTCTTCGGCCACATGAACAACAGTCGCTACCTGGCGATGATGGACCTGGGGCGCGTGGACCTGCTCGTGCGCGCGGGCCTGTTGCCCCAGGTGCTGCGACACCGGTGGGTCGTCCCCGTCGGAGAGACGTCGCTCCAGTTCCGCGACTCGCTGCGCCTGTTCGAGTCCTATGAGCTGGGCACGCGACTGGTCTCCTGGGACGAGCAGTGGCTCTACTTCCAGCAGGAGTTCCGACGTCCCTCGGAGCCCGGACGTCCGGTGGTCACCGGCCACGTGCGAGCCGTCTTCCGTGATGCGAACGGCACCGTCCCACCCGCGCAGGTCCTGCGGAGCGTGGCGGGCCACGAGGTCCCCGTTCCCAGCGTGTCCCCGGAGGAGCGGCGAGGTCTCACCCGCGTCGCCTCGGGTCGCGCGGACGTGGCCCCCGCGCGAGAGCCGTTGGCCATCGTCGGCATCGGCTGCCGACTGCCGGGAGGCATCGAGGACGCGGACGGGTTCTGGAAGGTGTTGATGGACGGGCGCGAGTGCATCGTCGACATCCCCGAGGGGCGCTGGGACGCGAAGAAGTTCCACGACGCCTCGGGCCGTGCACCGGGTCGCACCTATGTGCAACGCGCGGGGCTGCTCCAGCAGGACCTGCGTGAGTTCGAGCCCGCCTTCTTTGGCATCACCCCGCGCGAGGCGAACACGTTGGACCCGCAGCAGCGCTTGATGTTGGAGGTCTCCTGGGAGGCGCTCGAGGACGCGGGCCTGCCGCCGAGCACCCTCGCGGGCAGCCGCACGGGCGTCTTCGTCGGCGGCTTCATGATGGACAACCTCATCCTGCACGCGAGCCCGGACAACCGGGAGCGGCTCGACAGCCACTCGGCGACGGCGAGCACGCTGACGATGCTGTCCAACCGGCTGTCGTACTTCTACGACTTGCGAGGCCCCAGCGTGTCGTTGGACACCGCGTGCTCGTCGTCGCTGGTCGCGCTGCACCTGGCCTGCCAGAGCCTGTGGGCAGGCGAGAGCGAGGCGGCGCTCGTCGGAGGTGTCAACGTCCTGCTCCTCCCCGAGACGCAAGTCACGATGTCGAAGGGGAAGTTCCTGTCGCCCCGAGGTCGCTGCCACGCGTTCAGTGACCAGGCCGACGGCTACGTGCGCGCGGAGGGCGCGGCGGTGCTCGTCATCAAGCCGCTGTCGGCGGCGCTGCGTGACGGCAACCCCATCCACTCGCTCATCCTGGGCACGGCGGTGAACCAGGACGGACGGACGCCGGGCATCACCGTGCCCAACGCGGATGCGCAGGTGGCGGTGATGCGAGAGGCCTACGCGAAGGCGGGCGTCGACCCCTCGCGCGTCGCGTACGTGGAGGCCCATGGCACGGGCACGCCGGTGGGAGACCCCATCGAGGCGCGCGCCATCGGCACCGTGGCGGGTGCGGGACGGGCGGACTCGGAGCGCTGCCGCCTGGGTTCGGTGAAGACCAACCTGGGGCACCTGGAGGCCGCGGCGGGCGTGGCCGGGGTGATGAAGGCGGCCCTGGTGTTGGAGCATGGCCTGGTCCCGCCGCATCCGCACCTGGGACGGGTGAACCCGAAGATTCCGCTCGAGAGCCTCGGGCTGCACATCCCCACGCGCCCCGAGGCGTTGCCGCGAGGCTCCGAGCCGCGCTTCGCGGGCGTGAACTCCTTCGGGTACGGAGGCACCAACGCGCACGTCGTCCTGGCCGAGCCGCCGCCTCGCGCGGCCGTGTTGCCGCCCAGGCGTCCGGAGGGGCGCCCGCACCTGCTGGTCCTGGGGGCGAAGTCGAACGAGGCGCTGTCGGCGCTCGCGGAGCGCTACGCCTCCTGGCTGGAGGAGGGGCGCGGGACTCCGGAGCAGCTGTGCCGTGACGCGGCGGTGCACCGCTCGCATCCGCGTCATCGCCTGGCCCTCCGGGGCGCGAACCGGGAGGCCCTGGTCCAGTCGCTGCGAGCCATCGCGCGAGGTGCGCGCGATGTGCCCGGGTTGGACTTCGTCGCGGAGCCCGCCGAGGCGCGGCGCAAGGTGCTCTTCGTCTACACGGGCATGGGCCCGCAGTGGTGGGCGATGGGGCGACAGCTCCTGTCCACCGAGCGCGTCTTCCGTGAAGCCGTCGAGGAGTGTGACGGCCTCTTCCGCGAGCTGGCCGGGTGGTCCATCGCGGAGGAGTTGAAGCGGGACGCGTCGTCCTCACGCATCACCCGCACGGAGGTGGCGCAGCCGGCCAATGCCGTGTTGCAGGTGGCGCTCACGCGCCTGTGGGCGTCGTGGGGCGTCGTGCCCGACGGAGTGGTGGGACACAGCATCGGCGAGGTCGGCGCCGCGTGGGCCTCGGGTGCATTGGATGCGCGGGATGCGCTGCTGACCGCCTTCCATCGCAGCCGGCTGCAACAGCGGGTGGCGGGACAGGGGGCCATGCTGGCCGTCGGGCTGGGGCCGGATGAGGCGCTCGAATGGGTCCAGCGTCATGGGCCGGGTATCGCCGTCGCCGCCATCAACAGCGCGCGCTCGGTGACGCTCGCGGGGGCGCGGGCTCCGTTGGAGCGCGTGGCGGCGGAGCTGGCCTCCGCTCATCGCTTCCAGCGCTTCCTCCAGGTGGAGGTGCCGTATCACAGCCCCCTGATGGACCCGCTGCGGGGCGAGTTGTTGGACGCGCTGGCCGTGCTGCGTCCCAACGCGCCGCGCCTGCCCATCTACTCGACGGTGTCCGGGCGGCGCATGGCGGAGGCCGAGCGCCACGACGCGACGTATTGGTGGAACAACGTCCGAGGCTCGGTGCGCTTCGCGGACGCGCTGCGTGCCGCCGTGGACGATGGGCATGGGATGTTCATCGAAGTGGGGCCGCACCCGGTGTTGGCCTCGTCCATCCGGGACGTGTTGAGCACGGCGGGCGTGAAGGGCGAGGTGCTCGCGTCGCTCGTGCGTGAGGCGCCCGAACAGGAGACGATGTCGTCGGCGCTCGGGAGGCTCCATGTCCTGGGGGTGGACGTGGCCTGGCGTGGCTACTTCGGCCCCGGGGCGTACGTCGGTGCGCCTCGGATGCCGTGGCAGCGCAAGGTCTACTGGGAGGAGAGCGTGCGCTCCGCGAGTCGACGCCGTGCCTTCGGCGGACACCCGCTGCTGGTGGACTCCGAGCCGGGACTGTCGCCTGCGTGGACGGCGGAGCTGAGCCTCGCCTCGGTGCCCTATCTCGCGGACCATCACGCGGCGGGGAGCCTGCTCTTCCCAGGCGCGGGTCATGTGGAGCTGGCGCTGGCGGCTCGGCATGCGCTCACGGGCGATGCGCGTTGCCGCATCGAGGAGCTGGAGTTGAGCACCGCGGTGGTGCTCAGTCCCGAGACGAGCCCGCGCCTGCGGCTGGGGTTCTCCGCGGAGACGTCCCGCTTCGTCGTTCAACGCCAGGAGGAGGGACAGCAGCCCGTGGTCTGCGCACGCGGGAGGCTGGTGTCGTCGGGACGGGGGGCGCGCGTCGTGGACGTGGCGGCGCATCGTGCGCGGCTGCCGGAGTCGACGACGCCAGAGGCGCTCTATGCGTCACTCGCGCGTGGAGGTCTGCGGTATGGCCCCTCGTTCCGGGTGGTGAGCGCGCTGCAGCGGGCTCCGGGGGAGGTGTTCGCGCGGCTCGACCTGCCGGCTGGGGTGGACGCGCGGGGATATCACCTGCATCCCGTGCTCCTCGACGGTGCGTTCCACAGCCTCATCGCCGCGGCGATGGAGGACGCGGACCACGACATCGTGCCCACGGGAATCGACTGCCTCGAGGTGCTGGCGCCTCCGGGACGAACGCTCCTGTCACATGGACGGCTCCGCTCGGTGGGGGAGGGGACGTTGCGTGGGGACATCACGTTGCTGAGCGAGGACGGCGTCGTCGTGGCCGAGGTCACGGGCTTCACCTGCCGCTTGCTGCCGAGGAGCCGCTCGGATGACGCGGCGCTGCTGGAGCGCTCCGTGTACTCGCGACGCTGGGAGCGGTTCGAGCCCTCGGAGCCGGCGGAGCGCGAGGAGGTGACGTGGGTGGTGATGGGCGACTCGGTGCCCCCGTCGAGCACGACGAAGTGGCACCCTGTCGCCGACGCCACCGCGCTGGAGGCGACGCTGGCGGGCCTGCCCGAGAACGCGAAGGTCCGGCTCGTGGACCTGCGCTGGCTCGAGGCCGCTCCCGAGCGCGAGGAGCCTGTCGCGCGAGGCGTGGACGCGGCCGATGCGCTGCTCCGGTGCATTCAATCCCTGCGTCCAGGGCGCATCGACCGCTACTACGTGGTCACCACTCGCGCTGAGTCCGTCGAGTCGACGCCTGAGGTCACCCCTGCTGCGGGCTGGAGTCGCACTGGCCGACCCGAGCACCTTTCCAACGGACATCTCCTCACCCCGCGCGCCGGGTCTGACGGGCCGCTGCCTGGCGCCGCCCGTACATCGGGACGGAGTCACGCTGGCCGAGCCGATATCCTCACCCCGCGGACCGCGTCTGCCGAGCGTCTGTCCCGCGCCGCTCATGCGGCGGGTGGGGTTCATGCCGGGTCCGCGGAGCCTCTACCAGCCACCGCTCATGCCTCTGTTCGAGCCCCCACGGGCTGGCCCGAAAACACCTCCGATGGGCGCGTCCTCGCGGACTCCGCGCGTGAGGTGCTCCGGCCTGAAGTGGCGCCCGCGCCCGCACGTGATGACGTCGGTACGCCGGGGGGCCTTACGAGTGAGCTTGTGACGCATCGCGAGCTGCCTTCAATCTCCCTCGCGCCGCTGCTGGGGCTCGCGCGGACCGCGATGACGGAGCGGCCAGACCTCCGACTCACCGTGGTGGACCTGGACGCCGAACCGTCGAGCCTCGAGGCATTGCTGCTGCGCCTGAGCGGGCTCGGCGTGGAGCAGGAGGTCGCGGAGCGCGAGGGCCTGTTCCACGCGGTGCGGCTCGTGCGCGACACCCTCACATCCTCTGCGTCGCTCACGGAAACACCGCCGCTGGAGCCTGTCCCGGAGGGCATGGGGTACGAGCTGGTCCTCGGCAAGGAGGGGCAGCTCGACACCCTGGGCTTCGTGGCGAAGGCGCGGCGAGTCCCCGGCCCCGGCGAGGTCGAGCTCGAGGTGGAGTCCACGGCGCTGGGCTTCAAGGACGTGATGAAGGCCCTGGGCCTGCTGTCCTCGCGCGTGACGCAGGACACCTATATCGGCGAAGCCATCGGCATGGAGGGCGCTGGGCGCATCAGCGCGGTGGGCGAGGGTGTGACGGGCTTCGCGGTGGGTGACCGGGTCTACGGCGTGGCTCCGGGCTTCATCGCGTCCCACGTGGTGCTGCCCGCGGGGAACGTGGTGAAGCTCCCCGCGCACCTGTCCTTCGAGCAGGGCGCAAACCTCATCGTCTTCCTGACCGTCTACCACGCGCTCATGCGAGTGGCCCGGCTGCGTCGGGGCGAGCGCATCCTCATCCACGGCGCGACGGGAGGCGTGGGGCTCGCGGCCATCGAGGTGGCCCGCTGGTGCGGCGCGGACATCATCGCGACGGCGGGGAGCGAGGAGAAGCGCCAGTACCTCCGGGAGCAAGGACTCACCCAGGTGAGCCACTCCCGCGACACCCGCTTCGCGGAGGACGTCCGGGCCTGGACGGACGGGCGCGGTGTCGACGTGGTGCTGAGCTTCTCGCCGGGGGAGGTCGTGTCTCGCAGCGTGGAGTGCCTCGCGCCCTTCGGCCGGTTCATCGAATTGGGCAAGGCCAGCTTCGAGCAGGATGAGCTGCTGCGGCTGCGCCCGTTCAACGAGAACCTCACGTACGCGGCCGTGGACTTCGACCGGCTCCTGCGAAGCCGCCCCGACGAGGTGCGCGAGCTGTACCAGGAGGTGATGGCCCGCTTCGAGGACGGCGGCTTCCGCCCCTTGCCCTCCCGCTCCTGGCCCGCGAGCCAGACGGAGGACGCGTTCCGGACCCTGGCGCGAGGTCAGCACATCGGCAAGGTGTGCATCTGCATGAAGGACGCCGCGGTGAGAGTCCGTCCGTCCGAGCGACGCACGCGGCTGTCCCCGGAGGCCAGCTACCTGGTGACGGGAGGACTCGGTGGCTTCGGTCTGGAGGTGGCGCGGTGGCTCGTGGAGCAAGGGGCTCGACACCTGGTGCTGGTGAGCCGCCGTGGCGCCGGCTCCGAGGAGGCACGTGATGCGCTCGAGGCTCTTCGCGCTCGCGGCGTCAGCGTCCTCGCCCTCTCCGCCGACGTGGCCCGGTATGCGGACCTGGAGCGGGCGTTCACCCGGATGCGCGCCGAGCTTCCTCCGCTCCGAGGCGTCTTCCATTGCGCCGTCACCCTGGACGACAAGCCCCTGGCGCGACTGGACCGTGCCTCCCTGGAGCGCGTCATGGCCGCCAAGGCGCAGGGGGCGTGGAACCTCCATCTGCTGACACGTGACCTGTCGCTCGACCACCTGGTGCTCTTCTCGTCCATCTCGTCGCTCATCGGCAACGCGGGACAGGGGAGCTACGTCGCCGCGAACGCCTTCCTCGACCAACTGGCGGTGTACCGGCGCAAGCAGGGCTGGGTGGCGACCACCCTCCAGTGGGGCGCGCTGGGAGAGGCCGGGCTCGTCGCGCGAAACGCCAGCGTGGCGCAGCACCTCGAGCATCTGGGCCTGCGCGGCCTGTCCACCCGCGCCGCGCTCCAGGGCCTCGGTCAGGTCCTCGACGCGCAGCCCGTGCAACGCGCCATCGCCGACGTGGACTGGGGCCGCTGGGGCGACGCGCTCGTGCCGTGGAGCGGCGCGCGCCGCCTCTCCAGACTCCTGGGGACACAGGCCGATTCCCCGGGCCCCACGCAGGCCGGTGCATCGAGGCCCCAGGGCCTCGACGCCATCACCCAGTCCCTGGCGCGAATCGTGGCGCGGGTCATGCGCACACAGGAAGGCGCCCTGAGCACCACCCAGCCGCTGCGGGAGCTGGGCATGGATTCCATCATGGCCTTGGAAATCGTGACGGCCGTCGAGCGCGAGCAGGGGAGGAAGCTGTCCACCGTGGAGGTGGTGAGCGGGCCCTCCGTGCGCGAGCTGGCCACGCGAATGCTCGGTCCGACGGAACGGGACGTGCTCTATGCTTCCAGGCAGGAGGCTGAACCGACCGCCCATGCCGAAGTACACCGTGAACCTGTCCGACGTGCCTGA
- a CDS encoding DUF1624 domain-containing protein, with translation MTAPATTSTALPSVEPSVTSAAVTKGRRIIGIDALRGLVMALMLVDHVRESFYLHAQVSDPVVLATTPTGLFFTRLAAHLCAPVFVILTGVAAWLYGQRHGGRRAASGFLFKRGLFLLVLEFTVISFAWTFQLLPPTFYFQVIGAIGLSMVALSALLHLPRPALLGFALLVIFGHNLLDPIHFEVGEPGRALWALLHDRGFIDLPWGARLRTSYPVLPWMGVIALGYAVGPWFSSQVQATTRRRWLLLASAGALALFIVLRWVNVYGEPPPWSVGATPVETVMSFLNLTKYPPSLDFLLLTLGVGAALLALLDLAPEGVSTTLAVFGAAPLFFYVVHLYLLNALNRLALGAFGPNQGTLFSLPNVGSLWLLALVTTVPMWFACRAFARVKARSRSPWMSYL, from the coding sequence ATGACAGCACCCGCCACGACGTCCACCGCCCTGCCCTCCGTCGAGCCCTCGGTGACGAGCGCCGCGGTGACGAAGGGCCGGAGAATCATCGGCATCGACGCCTTGCGGGGACTGGTGATGGCGCTGATGCTGGTGGACCACGTGCGCGAGAGCTTCTATCTCCACGCGCAGGTCAGCGACCCGGTGGTGCTGGCGACCACGCCGACCGGGCTGTTCTTCACCCGGCTGGCCGCGCACCTGTGCGCGCCCGTCTTCGTCATCCTCACGGGCGTGGCGGCCTGGCTCTACGGTCAGCGGCACGGAGGTCGTCGCGCCGCGTCCGGCTTCTTGTTCAAGCGGGGCCTGTTCCTGCTCGTGCTGGAGTTCACCGTCATCAGCTTCGCGTGGACCTTCCAGTTGCTCCCGCCGACGTTCTACTTCCAGGTCATCGGAGCGATTGGCCTGTCGATGGTGGCGCTGTCCGCCCTGCTCCACCTGCCCCGGCCCGCGCTGCTGGGCTTCGCGCTGCTCGTGATTTTCGGCCACAACCTGCTGGACCCCATCCACTTCGAGGTGGGCGAGCCGGGGCGCGCCTTGTGGGCGCTGCTGCACGACCGGGGCTTCATCGACCTGCCTTGGGGCGCGCGGCTCAGGACGTCCTATCCCGTGCTGCCGTGGATGGGCGTCATCGCGCTGGGCTACGCGGTGGGGCCGTGGTTCTCGTCCCAGGTCCAGGCGACGACGCGGCGTCGGTGGCTGCTCCTGGCGTCCGCGGGCGCGCTCGCCCTCTTCATCGTGCTGCGGTGGGTGAATGTCTACGGCGAGCCGCCGCCGTGGTCCGTCGGCGCGACGCCGGTGGAGACGGTGATGTCGTTCCTCAACCTGACCAAGTACCCACCGTCGCTCGACTTCCTGCTGCTGACCCTGGGCGTGGGCGCGGCGTTGCTGGCGCTGCTGGACCTGGCACCGGAGGGGGTGAGCACGACGCTGGCGGTGTTCGGCGCGGCGCCGCTGTTCTTCTACGTCGTCCACCTCTACCTGCTCAACGCGCTGAACCGGCTCGCGCTCGGAGCCTTCGGTCCCAACCAGGGGACGCTGTTCAGCCTCCCGAACGTCGGCTCGCTCTGGTTGCTGGCGCTGGTGACCACCGTGCCCATGTGGTTCGCCTGCCGTGCCTTCGCACGAGTCAAGGCGCGCTCACGCAGTCCCTGGATGAGCTACCTCTGA
- a CDS encoding LURP-one-related/scramblase family protein, producing MSTALQNRPASHLAPGRFGQSSYMIRRQFFKLFGGAFHIYDAAGNLAFYSKMKAFKLKEDLRIYGDEEMREELLSIKARGILDFGMTYDVTDASTGQRVGALRRKGLRSILRDEWLVLDTNDQEIGKIEEDSMMLALVRRFLTNLLPQTFTGTVGGTQVLAFKQRFNPFIQKIDLDFGMDLQGRLDRRLGIAAAVLMCAIEGRQQ from the coding sequence ATGTCTACCGCCCTCCAAAACCGCCCCGCCAGCCACCTGGCTCCCGGCCGCTTCGGCCAGTCGTCCTACATGATTCGCCGGCAGTTCTTCAAACTGTTCGGCGGCGCGTTCCACATCTACGACGCCGCGGGCAACCTCGCGTTCTATTCCAAGATGAAGGCCTTCAAGCTGAAGGAGGACCTGCGCATCTACGGCGACGAGGAGATGCGCGAGGAGCTGCTCAGCATCAAGGCGCGCGGCATCCTCGACTTCGGGATGACGTACGACGTGACGGACGCGTCCACGGGCCAGCGCGTGGGCGCGCTGCGCCGCAAGGGCCTGCGCTCCATCCTCCGCGACGAGTGGCTGGTGCTGGACACGAACGACCAGGAGATCGGCAAGATTGAAGAGGACAGCATGATGCTGGCGCTGGTGCGCCGCTTCCTCACCAACCTGCTCCCCCAGACCTTCACGGGCACGGTGGGCGGCACGCAGGTGCTCGCCTTCAAGCAGCGCTTCAATCCCTTCATCCAGAAGATCGACCTGGACTTCGGCATGGACCTCCAGGGCCGCCTGGACCGCCGGCTCGGCATCGCGGCGGCGGTGCTCATGTGCGCCATCGAGGGCCGCCAGCAGTAG